The nucleotide sequence TGTAAAAAGTAAATTGAAATTATGAAgctgaaaacatttataaatgctAATACTCTACCAGGACGTTTCGAGGACATCCGTTTAATTGTGGTATCTGTGCTGTGAGACAGGTCAGCGGTCCCAGCGCACACAAGATGGAGTCCAGAAGTACAGACAGACTCCCGGACACAGCCACCATCCCCTAACACAAAGAAACTTTTGCCATGACTCACTTACTCCACTGCATAGTAATGAATCTCCACATTAAacttcaaacagaaaatgtggtGCATAAACTCTTAAGTGGACAACAGAGCTTCTTTTATATCTCTATGTTGGATACTTGTTCATGCAAATAGTGTTTGCACGCATGCATGTGGAAACATACCTCTGTTTCCTGTAGCCGATGCCCAATCAAGGACAGGGACTCTCccaagagctgcaggtgagctgCTGCATCAATAGGATCAACATCTGGGACTCGTGCCGGGGACAGGGACACAGTGCCAGGCGCTCTGTTCGGGGACACCATCCCTGTTCCCGTTCCTACAACTTTCATGATGAAACAGAATCAAAAGACAACAGTAATGAGAACTGACAGTGAGAGCACACAGGGCTGAGAAATGACACATCTCAATCAGTTGAAAACTTTCACGTCTAAGATACCTTTGCTTTTGCCCTCACTGGCAGTCTTGTGTTTGACTGTGGTGGCCTCAgctttgttctgtttgtgcTGCAGATACTGAGCTTTTTGCCTCCAAACCTATgcaggagaaaacacaggatGTTTTGTCCACCACAACAACTGCAAGCTAATAGTGACATTCAAAAGATGTTCCAGTATCAATCACAaattaagggggaaaaaaaacatactaaTTTGTCTTTCTCTGGCATCGCCTTCCACACCTCCGCCAACCTTTTGCTTAGCTCACCAAAGACTGCAGATGAGACATACAAACATAGTTTAAAACGTGCATTTTAGTCATAGTTAAATAACAGGACAATATGTCAATCAGTATTACATTACCCACCTAGTCCAGGCTGTTCTGCATTTATGTTGACCCTGTACTCCTTACAAAACACCTGATATGCTgttgtgttcttcttcttgggCTAAGAGAGGACAAAACAAGTTGATTTAATGCCAGGGACTCAACACTTTTAAGCTCCTTTTCCAGTTTGACTGTAACTACCAACAACTTTGACTACCAACCCAGCAAGAAACAAGACCTAACAGTGTCttaccttttctttttccttctcatgcttttcccgatctttttcctctttcttcttcttcttttctgtgaTTCCATCATTGCCTTGATGGTGATGTGGAGGGACAGGCGTGCCCATGGCATACATTGGACCAACAGCGCTGTGAGTGACAGTGGGATGGGAGTGGCTGTGGCCCCTCGATGAGTCTGAAGATGAAGAAGATAAAGTGATGGTAATGACATGTTTTGTATTGAAACAATCAGTTATACATAGTTCTTTGATTCTGGGTTGAGAGAAGAAATAGCCCCTATTTTTTGACATCTATTTTTAAAACTGGTAACCCAAACGCTGCCAACCAACACACGTTTGATCTTTTACAACTACTATTACTCACTTATACTGTAATTCACAGTATGCACATTTTTAAGTCAGTTGGGCTCAGCAAAAGCAGAATGACACAAACTAAAACTTGCAAGTCTGTAACTTTCTATTGGTCAAATCcaaaacagaaatgaataaTTAAATGACAATTTTTACATTGTCAATTTTTAttgcaacattttgtgttgcAACTATTTCTTACCGAAAGAATTTGTTCACATGaacaaataacacaacaaagacaagacaccCTAGGGACAACTACAACATATTTGTTATATAACAAATATTACCTCCAAATCCTTTGCTGTGCTTCTTGTCTTTCCCACTTTTATCcttgtctctgtctttttctttgtcctttttcttcttgctttttttgctcttcttcttcttttttgacaggtgtgtgtatgaatCATCTATAACCAGTTCACCAGCCTCCAGTTCACCCCCGGATGAAGAGCTGTCATCTCCCATGCCACCTCCATAATGACCTGTATCACAGAGAACAGCAATgaatattaataaacaaaacaaaacatggggTTCTGAATGATTTAAGGTGTTATCAGACATCGGGACAATAGGTGAACCAATAATATCTATAGCAGCAAAATCTGCACCAATAAAGCTCCTTAGTACTTGTTTGATCAGCACACAAACGTGTCTGTTTCTAATACCACaacttatatattataatttcattatttcatgCATAATAACCAATATGTGGTTATCTTGGCCAGTAACATGTTGTTTAAAatggaatttttatttattaatgaaagaGAAAATTTGAGTTATGCTGCAGATTTCAAAACATGATTGGTGTTTAAAAGAGAGCGGGGTACAGTTTGTTAGAAGTGATGTCATataactgcattattctctacagtataacaatatatatttaactctagatttgctgtcatttaggagaCACGCgctaacatttagaaaagatgatGGTGACTGAGGAAATATAGGGCTCAAAActaactttttcaccaccttcccCAAACTCACAAGATGGAGCACTAACATTGTTCTAcagcagcagccacactgacaaggcTGCCTGAAGATATTTTTTATTGGCCTTGTGAGTGCCGGCATCAGATAATGctgattatctcaaaatgccagatatcggcCCGATTAATCGGTCTATCATTACTAATAATGAAATGCATTAGCTGTAAAAGCTGAATAAATGTGCTTATTATTAGAACAGTGGTCCAAGATTCTTCTACGTTTCTAGTGGACATGTACATCATACCCCTAAtacaagtaataaaaaaaaccacacaagTGAAAGTGTCTGCACAAcatctgtgtatgtttgtttacaGCAGCCTGGAGAAGCATAATTCCAGCCAGATATACACATAACTATATTTACGTAACTTGCATACCCCAGAACATAATACAAGGGTTATCTCACCTTCCACCTCCACCTCTTTCCCAACTACAGGAAGTGGATCTCTATTTTGCTGTAGTTTCTTCTTGGGTGACTTCGAGAGCTGCATCCTGTCTCtatccttctctttctttacaCCTTTGGATGAGTGAGGCGTGAACGGGAAgctttctccttcctctttctccgGCGACATGATGAGCTTCATCTTCAGCCCGTCAGCCTCACGTAACGTCAAGGGTTCTTCTTTGGGAGCTCCGCCGTGGAACAGAGATGACTTTGCGGAAGAGGAGGAGTGCTTCTTGGAGGAAGATGACGATGAAGACACGGGGCGTGAGTGAGAGAAGGAGTGGCTCCCTTTGCTTCCACCGCCGCTGCTGCTCTCACGTTTGCGGTCCTTGGAGGAGTGCGAGGAGAAGGAGGGGTAGGAGGGTTTCTTGTGCAAGTGGGGGCTGGGGTCCGAACCTGTGGCCAATGGAGAGGTGATAGCCTGCAGGAGGCCCATCGCTGTATCTGTTGGGTGGGACGATGAGGGGGAAGAGAGGGTAGGGGAGCGGTCTGCAGACTTGTGCTTTTTCTTGTGGGGAGGTGGACCTGAGCCATCATGGTCTGATACAGGGACAATTCgggaaaacaaaaaagtaaatacaaTTGCAGTATTTCTTTGTGCAATTAAAAGATTATTACAATATATCAACCTCCCACCTCTGTAATAATAGTCATCActatgttttttcttctttttgtgtgAGTCCCCTCCAAGCATGAACAGTTCTGAATCCTGATTTGAAATGACAAAGTTGTTTTCCATTTAATAGCGGCACAATATTTTAAAAGGCTTTCTGTGATATTAAACCATGAGGTCAAGATATTGTGGAAAGATAACGTACCTTGGGCCGTTTCTTGGATGACTTTCGGACTTGTGCAGcaatctcctcttcctcccttaGCAAATCCTTGTAagacctcctcttctctctctggctACGACCAGCTACAAGGCCCCTGTCTCCATCCATCCCCACATCTAGAATACATGAATTGAGTATTATAATCTTtaacttaaaagtaaaaaatttataaaatatgtatacGTATAAAGAGAATATTTAACATAGTCTATTTAATGGGTCTTGTTACATCTGTGTCTCCTGAAATGTTCTCATACAAAGGAAGGGTTCAGACTATGTTTGATAGGCCTGTACAGCAGGAACACAGTAAAACCAAATGCAGTGTACATGCAGACGTTACCCATTCCTCCTTTACACTTGATCTCCTCAAAAGCCATGGCTGCTCCTTTGTCAACACGTTTATTTGTCACAGTATGTCACTGACAACATAAGGCAGGATACTGACCTATAAAGTGAACACCAAGAATACAAATTCAAATGCAAGTtggatatataatatatattctgGACAAAAACGATTGAGATCAATTTAActcaacacaacaacaaagtgaaaaagtttAGCCATTTATGTAATTTTTAGCACCTTGTAACGTTACCTAGACATCAACATTACACCTCACTAGGTGTTTGATTGCTGTAACTGTTCCTGTTTAGTCCGACACTGAGCAGTCCAAGAAACCATGGAGCTGCAGGTAACCTGAACGTAACGCTATTCAAAAGTAGAGAAGTGCTCGATGATGGCCTGCTTATTCAGGAAAAATACAATTTGCGTTATAATACAATAATGATGAGGTCTGTCACCTACAAAAGAATACACAA is from Micropterus dolomieu isolate WLL.071019.BEF.003 ecotype Adirondacks linkage group LG02, ASM2129224v1, whole genome shotgun sequence and encodes:
- the hmgxb4a gene encoding HMG domain-containing protein 4a gives rise to the protein MAFEEIKCKGGMDVGMDGDRGLVAGRSQREKRRSYKDLLREEEEIAAQVRKSSKKRPKDSELFMLGGDSHKKKKKHSDDYYYRDHDGSGPPPHKKKHKSADRSPTLSSPSSSHPTDTAMGLLQAITSPLATGSDPSPHLHKKPSYPSFSSHSSKDRKRESSSGGGSKGSHSFSHSRPVSSSSSSSKKHSSSSAKSSLFHGGAPKEEPLTLREADGLKMKLIMSPEKEEGESFPFTPHSSKGVKKEKDRDRMQLSKSPKKKLQQNRDPLPVVGKEVEVEGHYGGGMGDDSSSSGGELEAGELVIDDSYTHLSKKKKKSKKSKKKKDKEKDRDKDKSGKDKKHSKGFGDSSRGHSHSHPTVTHSAVGPMYAMGTPVPPHHHQGNDGITEKKKKKEEKDREKHEKEKEKPKKKNTTAYQVFCKEYRVNINAEQPGLVFGELSKRLAEVWKAMPEKDKLVWRQKAQYLQHKQNKAEATTVKHKTASEGKSKVVGTGTGMVSPNRAPGTVSLSPARVPDVDPIDAAAHLQLLGESLSLIGHRLQETEGMVAVSGSLSVLLDSILCALGPLTCLTAQIPQLNGCPRNVLSNTLDNIAYIMPGL